A genomic window from Pseudomonas alcaligenes includes:
- a CDS encoding DUF192 domain-containing protein — MARHLQVRVLRAGEPLTELRLLAAFDLLRRARGLLGRAQPLPGHGLWLKPCSAVHCWFMRYRIDVLFLDGDGRVLKSVASLRPWRMAACRGARSVVEMASGEVQRLNIREGDVISCVA; from the coding sequence ATGGCGCGTCACCTGCAAGTGCGCGTGTTGCGTGCTGGCGAGCCGCTGACGGAGTTGCGCCTGCTGGCAGCCTTCGATCTGTTGCGGCGTGCCCGTGGTCTGCTCGGCCGGGCCCAGCCACTGCCCGGGCATGGCCTCTGGCTCAAGCCCTGCAGCGCCGTACACTGCTGGTTCATGCGTTACCGCATCGATGTGCTGTTTCTCGATGGCGATGGGCGGGTACTCAAGTCTGTGGCGAGCCTGCGCCCCTGGCGCATGGCGGCTTGTCGGGGCGCGCGCAGCGTGGTCGAGATGGCCAGCGGTGAGGTGCAAAGATTGAACATACGTGAAGGGGATGTGATCTCATGCGTGGCCTGA
- a CDS encoding tetratricopeptide repeat protein, with protein sequence MRGLIFCGLVLALCGCAGLPSGDLLQVQREAAEAYNRGDFARSTRGYRALAEELPQDAEMRYRLGNSLAKQGDVEGAIQAYREAVVRDSKHAKAWHNLVYLQLQGVGHTVAEMYLHISRDDPRVAPVAQKAEAVLQAFDVPLDRQEP encoded by the coding sequence ATGCGTGGCCTGATTTTCTGTGGCCTGGTGCTGGCCCTGTGCGGTTGTGCCGGCCTGCCGAGTGGCGATTTGCTGCAGGTGCAACGGGAGGCCGCCGAAGCCTATAACCGTGGCGATTTCGCTCGCTCAACCCGTGGCTACCGGGCCCTGGCCGAGGAACTGCCGCAGGATGCCGAGATGCGCTATCGCCTGGGCAACAGCCTGGCCAAGCAGGGCGATGTCGAGGGTGCCATCCAGGCCTATCGCGAGGCCGTGGTACGTGACTCCAAGCACGCCAAGGCCTGGCACAACCTGGTCTATCTGCAGCTGCAGGGCGTTGGCCACACGGTGGCGGAAATGTACCTGCACATCAGTCGAGACGATCCGCGTGTCGCTCCCGTGGCGCAGAAGGCCGAGGCGGTGCTGCAGGCGTTCGATGTGCCGCTGGATCGCCAGGAGCCCTGA